A genomic stretch from Hoplias malabaricus isolate fHopMal1 chromosome 4, fHopMal1.hap1, whole genome shotgun sequence includes:
- the si:dkey-261e22.4 gene encoding overexpressed in colon carcinoma 1 protein homolog yields the protein MGCGNSTTTSTAEGPAEASKDEIEEPSPEDEKRKNYGGVYVGLPADLIGVTVAETSSSLKD from the exons ATGGGCTGTGGGAATTCCACAACAACCAGCACTGCTGAAG GTCCAGCTGAAGCTTCCAAAGATGA GATTGAAGAGCCATCTCCGGAGGATGAGAAGAGGAAGAACTATGGAGGCGTTTATGTGGGCTTACCTGCTGATCTTATCGGTGTGACTGTAGCTGAAACTTCATCCTCACTTAAAG